A stretch of DNA from Bradyrhizobium algeriense:
GCCGCGTTGATGGCGCTGAGCAGCGCGGTTGCGGCAATCACCAGCGCGAACTGCGCATACATCTGCCCAGTCAATCCCGGCAGAAACGCCGAGGGCAGGAACACCGAGATCAGCACCAGCGTAATGCCGATGATTGGCGCGAACAGCGCGTCCATCGCACTGATCGCGGCGTCATGGCCGGACATGCCCTTCTCGATATTGTGGGCTGCGCCTTCGACCACGACGATGGCGTCATCCACCACGATGCCGATCGCGAGCACGATCGCAAACAGGGTCGAGATATTGACGGTGAAGCCGAGCGCCGCCATCGCAGCAAAGGCGCCGATGATCGTCACCGGCACCGTGGTCGCGGGCACCAGCATCGCGCGCCAGTCCTGCAGGAAGATCAGGATCACGACGAGGACGAGCAAACCCGCCTCGATCAGCGTCTTGTAGACCTCATTGATCGATTCCGAGACGAATTTGGTGGTGTCGAACGGCGTGTCGTAGGTCACGTCCTGCGGAAACGCCTTCGCTAGCACCTGCATCTTCTTCTCGACGGCCTGCTGGACCTCGAGCGCGTTAGCGCCGGGCGACTGGAATACGCCGATGCCGGTGGCCGGCTTGTTGTTGAGCGAGAACGCCTGGCTGTAGGTCTGGGCGCCGAGCTCGACCCAGCCGACATCGCGAACGCGCGTGACGTCGCCGCTGGTGCCGGTCTTGACGATCACGTTCTCGAACTCGCTGGTGTCAGCGAGCCGTCCACTGACGTTCAGCGTATACTGGAACGCCTGCCCTGCGGGCGCTGGCGGTGCCCCGACCTGGCCCGCGGTGACCTGCTGGCTCTGCTGCTGGATCGCCGAAATGACATCCTGCGGCATCAGCCCGCGCGCATACAGCTTGTTCGGATCGAGCCAGACCCGCATCGAGTACTGGCCGGCCCCGAACACGGTGACGTTGCCGACGCCGGGTAAACGCGACAGCTCATCGCGGATATTGATGGTGGCGTAGTTGCTCAGGAACAGGCTGTCATAGGTCGCTTTCGGCGACGTCAGCGTCACGAACAGCAGGATCGCCGTCGATCTCTTCTGCACGGTGACGCCCTGGCTCTGCACCGACTGCGGCAGTTGAGCCAGCGCGCTCGACACCCGGTTCTGCACCAACACCTGCGCGAAGTTGAGGTCGGTGCCGATCTTGAAAGTGACCGTCAGCGTATAGGTGCCGTCGGCACCGCTGTAGGACTGCATGTAGAGCATGTCCTCGACGCCGTTGACCTGCTGCTCGATCGGCAGCGCCACCGTATCGATCACGGTTTTCGCGCTGGCGCCGGGATAGCGGGTGGTCACCTGCACCGTCGGCGGCACGACCTCAGGATACTGCGCGACGGCCAGCCGGAACAGGCAGACGCCGCCGATCAGGATCATCAGGATCGCGATGACGTTGGAAAGAACGGGCCGCTCGATAAAAAATTTCGAAATCATGGCCCGGCTCCTACTTGGCCGCTATTGGCTGTGCTTCGATCTTTTTCAGTTGCGGATCGACCTTCTGGCCGGGAATCGCGCGCAACAGCCCGGCGGTGACGACGCGGTCGTCGGCCTTCAGACCTTCTTCGATGACACGCAGCTCGCCTTCGAGCGGCCCGACCCGCACCTTGCGCTGTTCGACGATATTTTCGCCGTTCACGACCAGCAGGTAGCGTCCGGACTGATCGCTGCCCAGCGCAACATCCGGCACGAACAACGCGCTCTGCACCTGATCCACGGGAACGCGGACCCGGACAAAGAACCCCGGCAGCAACGCGCGATCGGAATTGGGCAGCACGCCGCGCACCGGGAGCGTGCCCGTCGACTGGTTGAGCGTCACGGCGGCGTAGTCGAGCTTGCCCTTGTGCGGAAAACCGGTCTCGGTTTGCAATCCGACTTCGATCGGCAATTGTCTGAGATCGTCCGGCGTCATCCCACGCCGGCGGGCCTCCGTGCGGATCCGCAGCACGTCCTGTTCGTTGACGTTGAAATTCACCCAGATCGGGTCGAGCGCCACGATGGTGGCGAGCTGCGTCGGCGACGAGACGCCGACGAGTTCGCCGACGGCGACGAGATGCGCGCTGACGACACCGTCAAACGGCGCAGTCACATTGGTATAACCGTAATTGACCGCCGCGATCTTGGTATTGACCTGGGCCTGCAGCAGGCTCGCCTGCGCGTTGTCGCGCGTTGACGTTGAAGTATCCAGCGTCGCCTGGGAAACGGCTTGCCGCTGCACCAATTCCTGCTGGCGCTTGAAGTCCGCCTCGGCCTGCCTCACGGTTGCCTGCGCGCCGGCTTCCGCGGCCTGCGCCTGTTCGAGCTTCAGCTTGTAGGTTTCAGGCTCGATCGTGAACAGGGACGTGCCTTCTTTCACAAAGGCGCCGTCCTGGTAATTGATCGATTGCAGAAAGCCCTGCACCCGCGCGACCAGATCGACATTCTTGATCGCAGCCGTATTGCCGGTCGCTTCCAGATAACGCGTGAAGGACCGTTGCACCGGCACCGCGACATCGACCTTCGGCGGCGGCGGCGGGACAAAAGTATTTTGTTCGCAGGCACTTAAGATGCCGAACGCGGCAATGGCGAGCGCCGCGCGCAGGACCGAAGCAGCTCCTTGTCCGATGGTGCGGTGCAGACTCAAGCGTGCTGGCGAACGCGTGGACTTCATTTTTCGTGCCTCAATTGGGTTGTTCAGAAAAATGTCTATTCAGAAATCGGCGTTCGGCGCCACCCCATGAAAATAGCAACAATCCGCTTGCAGTGAAACCGGAAAGCGAAAATGATGCCGGCCGTTAGAATTCTTACGACGAAATTTTACTGCGGTTGAAGCGGCGGCTTCCTGCGACGACAAAAGGATTTATTCAAATGATCAACACGTGGAAACGTGCGAGCAAGCTTGCGCCGTGGCTTTCGGTTGCTGCGATACTGGCAACCGCAGCGCCGGCTTTCGCGCAAGCGCCGAGCCAGGCGCAACGCGACGCCATCAAATCGCAGTGCCGCTCCGATTACATCGCGCATTGCTCCAGCGTGCCGCCGGGCGGCGAGGCCTCGCTGCAATGCCTGCAGAAGAACATGTCGAGCCTCTCATCGAGCTGCCAGGGCGCAGTGCGCGCCGTGGCAGCGCCAGCGGCTGCGCCCGCCAAGGCGGCCGAGACTGCAGCGCCGAAAGCCGCTGCTCCCGCGACTGCAACGGCTGCTCCCGCGGCTGCAACGACGGCGCCGGCGAAATCAGCCGAGCCAAAGGCCGCAGCAGCGCCCGCAGCCGGACAGCCGACCAGCGCACAGATTTCCGCCATCCGCAGCGCATGCCGCTCCGATTATCCGAAGGTCTGCGCGGGCGTGCCGACCGGCGGCGCGCCGGCCCTGCAATGCCTGGAAAAAAACAAGACGAAACTCTCGGCCGGTTGCGAGAAGGCCGTTTCCGCCACGAGCGGCGGTGGAGGAGCAGCGGCGGCACCCGCGGCAGGCGCGGCGGCTGCCGCTGCACCGGCGGCGCCGGCCGTGATCGTGCTGCGGCCGATGCGGCCGCGCGAAGAACTGTTGGTGCTGCGATCGGCCTGCGGCGCCGACGTCCGCACGATCTGCGGCGGCGTGCAGCCTGGCGGCGGCCGGATCGTGCAGTGTCTGGCGACCAATGCCGCGCAGCTTTCGCCGGCCTGCAAGTACGTGCTGTCCCAGTTCGCGGCACGTTAATCACACGCCCCTGCGGCGGTCCTTCATTGATCTGGGGACCGCCGGTCACTCGCCGCCGCGAAAGGCGAGGATGAGCTGAATGAGCCGTATCGATAGCGAGACATAAAGGATCGCCATCAGGGCTTGGTACGCAATATGCCAATTGAGCTTTGCGAGCTTGTAGAGGCCGTCGACGAAGTTCAGCAGAAGGAGAATGACGCCGAACAACATGACGCCGCGGCCGATGAGACCATGGCGCAGATAGCCGAACAGCACGATTGCCGGCTCACTGCTCGAGACATGGGCGCCGGCCGATACGATCAACGTCCCGATGATCAACTTCTCGACGTGAGAAAATACTTCCTTGGAGACCGGCTCGACATGTTCGGAATAGAACGCCAGCCATTTGGCTCTGACCTCCGCCATGGGTTTTCCTTGGTTTTCACTGCAACGATGAATGAGAGCTTCACTACAGCGGGTCCGCGATCAGGAAGCAAGAAGGCCCGCCTGATTTGCGGTGGTCCGAGAAGAGATGAGGGGACGTCCGGCGTTCATGCCGGCCGTCAACCGAAGCGAGATCGGCGTGCGCGCACGCCGTGACGGGTATCCGCAGAACCTTCCGAAAAATTTCAACCTGAACATCAACCAGTATCAGTCCGGGAGATTAACATGCGTTCCCTTCTGCTGATGGCAGCCGCCATGCTGTCCTTTTCCGCCACCATGACGTTTGAAGCCACCGAGGCCAACGCGGCGGTCTGTGCCCGCGGCGTCTATCGCGCCGGCTGCGCCGGAGCCCGCGGCGCAGTCGTCGTCCGCAAGCCTGCCGTGATCTGCAGGACCGTGTGGGTGAACGGCGTGAAGGTTCGCCGCTGCGGCTGAACCGCGGGCGTCTCCGTCGAAGACAAGCCGGGGTCACCGCATAGCGCACAACCGTTCGCGGACAGAACCGGGGAGGCGAAACGGCGCATTGGCGCCCGGTCCTGACGCGGCCGGGACCGGACGCCAGTTTCCGTTCCCCTTGTTATTTTTTGGTAGCGCAAATTTCCGGCGCGGATTAGTCTCCGGCCCAAAATTAATCAGTATACTGTCGATTGGGAGGAAGACGTGCGTATCGCCGTCATCGGCGGAGGCCCCGGAGGCCTCTATTTCGCCTATCTCTGGAAGCGGCGTCATCCGGACGCACATATCGACCTGTTCGAACAGAACCCCGAAGGCGCGACCTGGGGGTTTGGCGTAGTGTTCTCCGAACAGGCGCTGGAATTTCTGCGCGCCGACGATCCCGAGACCGTCGACGCCATCACGCCGCGGATGGAGAGCTGGAAGAACATCACGCTCAACCTGCGTGGGCAAAGCGTCGAGATCGACGGCATTGGCTTCTCCTCGATCGGCCGGCTGGAGCTGCTGACCATCCTGCAGCAGCGCGTGCGCGCGGCGGGAATCACGGCGCGATACAACACGACGATCCAGTCATTGGACGAACTCGGGGGGTACGACCTGATCGTCGCTGCCGACGGGCTGAACTCGCTGGTGCGCCGCGGCTTTGAGAAGGAATTCGGCGCCTCGGTTTCGCACTCGACCAACAGGTTCGCCTGGTACGGCACCACCAAGCGCTTTGCCACGCTGTCGCAGACGTTTGTGAAGACCGGTCTCGGCTCATTCAACGCCCACCACTATCGCTATTCACCCTCCATGAGCACGTTCCTGGTCGAATGCGACGCGGCGACCTGGCAGGCCTATGGCTTCGAGCACAAGACCATCGAGCAGTCGCAAGCGATCTGCGAGGAGATCTTTGCCGACACGCTGGACGGCCATGCGCTGGTTTCGAACAAATCGGTGTGGCGCAATTTTCCCTGGATCTGGAACGAGAACTGGTCGCACGGCAACATGGTGCTGATCGGCGACGCCCTGCATACCGCGCATTTCTCGATCGGCTCGGGTACCCGGCTCGCCATCGAAGACGCGATCGCGCTGACCAAGGCGCTGGAGGCGGAGAACGATATCGCCGCGGCCCTCGCCCGCTATCAGGCCGAACGCAAGCCGATCGTGCAGAAGCTGGTGACGGCGGCGCGCACCAGCGCCGACTGGTATGAACACTTCGACGAACACATGAAGCTCGACCTGATGGATTTTGCCTACAGCTACATCACCCGTTCCGGGCGGATCGCCGACGCGCGGCTGCGCGCGATGTCGCCGGAATTCATGGCGCGCTACGAGGCGGAAAAGAAGATCGGGAGCCAAGCATGACATCAGAAATTTACGATCTGGTTCCCCGCAACAATCCGGGCGCGCGCGAGATCGGATTTGCGATTCCGGAAAGCTATAACGCTGGCCGCATCCTGTTCGACAATCTCGCCCAAGGCCGCGGCGGCCGGCTGGCGCTGACCGGCCCCGGCGGCACGCGCACCTACGCAGAGCTCTGCGCCGAGGCTTCGCAATGGGGCCACGGTTTTCAATCGCTGGGCCTGAAGCGTGGCGACCGCATCCTGATGTTCCTCGACGACACGCCGGCCTATCCTGCGGCGTTTTTCGGCGCGGTGCGCTCCGGCTTCGTGCCGCTATTGATCAACACGCTGACGCCGCCGGATTTGCTGCAATTCTACCTTTCGGACGCCGGCGCGGCGGTGGCGGTCGCCGAGGCCGAGTTTACCTCGCGGTTCAATGCGGAGGCCTGCAAGGACACGCCGCTGCAAACCCTGGTCGTGGTCAATGGCGCGGCGGGCGAACACGCCGTGCCGAAAGCCCTGATTGCGCAGCAATGGCTGCAGGGATTCTCCACTGATTTGCCGGAAGCCGACACCAGACGCGACGACATGGCGTTCTGGATGTACTCATCCGGCTCGACCGGTCGTCCCAAGGGCATCGTGCATCTGCAGCACGACATGGCCTATAGCGAGCAGGCGTTCGCGCGCAACGTGCTCAGGCTTACGCCCGATGACATCTGTTTCTCGGTGCCTAAGATTTTCTTCGCCTACGGCTTTGGCAACGCCATCACCTTCCCGTTCTCGGTCGGCGCGGCGACGCTGCTGCTGCCCGGCCAGCCGAAGCCGGCTACAATCTTCGAGGCGATCGGAAAATACCGGCCGTCGGTGTTCTACGGATTGCCGACGCTCTACACCTCGCTGACCAAGGCCGAAGGTGCGGCCGCCACCGACTTCTCCTCGCTGCGGATGGCGCTTTCGGCCGCCGAGGTGCTGTCGGCGGAAGTATTCAACGGCTGGAAGGCGCTGACGGGACTCGAGATCATCGAGGGGCTCGGCTCGACCGAAGTGCTGCACATCTATCTCTCCAACCGCCCCGAGAGAAAGAAGCTCGGCGCGGCGGGCCTGCGTGTCCCCGGCTACGAGATCCTGCTGAGGGACAAGGACGGCCACGAGGTCGGCGACAACGAGGAAGGCATTTTGTGGGTACGCGGCGATTCCAACACGCCGCTGTACTGGAACCGGCCGGACAAATCGGCGGAGACCATTCGTGAGGGCGGCTGGATCTACACCGGCGACCGCTTCCTCCGCGATGCCGACGGTTTCCATTTCTTCCGCGGCCGCGCCGACGACCTGATCAAGATATCAGGCCAATGGGTCTACCCGCTGGAGGTCGAGCTCTGCCTTGCCGAGCATCCCGATATCAGGGAATGCGCTGTCTTCGCCGCCGAACTGCCGGATCGGCGCATGACGCTGAAGGCGGTGGTGGTGATGAACCAGGGCGAATTCGATCCGAACAAAGCCACGAAGAAGCTGCAGGACTACGTCAAGGAAAAATTGCTGCCCTACAAATATCCGCGCGAGATCAGGTTCATCGGCGAACTGCCGAAGACCGGCACGGGCAAGATCGACCGGCAAGCATTGATGAAGATGTAGCCGGCTCGTCATTGCGAGCCAGCGGGTCGCGCGAATGCGCGCCCGATGACAGGCTCCGCGAAGCAATCCATCTTTCCGCCCGGGGACAGATGGATTGCTTCGTCGCTTCGCTCCCTTGCGCAAACGCTTCGCGTTTGTCGCAGGCAATGACGGCCTTAGCTCCCCAGCCCTGTCCCGCCATATAGCCACGCCAGATCGCCGTACCACTCCTCCGACGTCTTCGCGCTCATGATCTCGTTGCGCAGCCGGGCATGTCCGCCTGAGGGGTGATAGATGTGCTCGCCGATGGCGCGGGACATCAACTGTACCTTTGCGGTGCGCAGGAAACGCTGCGTGCGATAGGCTTCCAGCGCGACCGCATGATCGTCATGCGCGCCCATCATGTGCGACAGGCACACCGCGTCCTCCATCGCCTGACAGGCGCCTTGCGCGAAATATTGCAGCATCGGATGCGCGGCGTCGCCGAGCAGCGCGACGCGGCCGTCGATCCAGCGCTCGACCGGATCACGGTCGCACAGCACCCACAGTCGCCAGTTCTTGCCGTGTCGGATGATCTCCTGCGCACGCGGATGGATGTGCCCGAAGCCTTGCATGACCTCTTCGTCCGACACCGGCTTGCCCGCCACCGGCTCCGGCGCATCGTTGTGATAGGTGACGACGAGGTTGAACACCTTCCAGCCCGACAGCGGATAATGCACGATGTGGCATTTCGGCCCGGCCCACAGCGTCGCCGCGTTCCAGCGCAAATCTTCCGGCATTTGCTCGGTCGGGATCACCGAGCGGTAGGTCGTGTGACCGGAAACCCGCGGCGGCCCGTCCGCGACAACCTGCTTGCGGACATTCGACCACAGCCCGTCGGCGCCGATCAACAGCCGGCCCGTGACGCGCTCTCCATTCGCAAGCCGCGCCGTCACCGACGACCCATCCTGATCGTAACCGACGACTTCGCTGCTGACGCGCAACTCGATCAACTGGTGATTCTGGCAGGCGCGCAGGAAAACACCGTGCAGATCGCCGCGATGCACCACCGCATAGGGATTGCGGAAGCGCGAGCGAAACGCTTCGCCCAGATCGACATGGGTGATCTCCTCGGCGGTCAGCGCATCCATCAACCGGAGCTGGTCGATATAGACGGCCATGCTTCGTGCGGCTTCGCCGACGCCGAGATAGTCGAAGGCGTGGAATGCGTTGGGCCCGAGCTGGATGCCGGCGCCGATCTCGCCGAGCTGCGAGGCCTTTTCCAGCAGGATCGAGCGGATGCCTTTTTGCGCCAGACCAAGTGCCACCGCGAGCCCGCCGATGCCGCCGCCTGCAATGAGAACCGGCCGCGTGTCCATCAGCTCGACTTTCCCAGATGCTCGAGCGCGTCTTCGGCGCGCAGCGGCACGCGCGAGGCCTCATTGTTGAGATCGACCAGCTGCGTCAGCAGCGCCAGCAGGGCCCTGCGGTCGGCCGGCTTCAGCGGCTGCAGCATCCTTAGCTGCGCGCGCTCCACCGAGGGCATGATGTCGCGCAGCACGGCCGCACCCGATTTGGTCAGATGGAGCAGCTTGACGCGCTTGTCCTCCCGCGACGGCTTGCGCTCGATCAAGGCCTTGCTCTCCAGCCGCTCGATCACGTTGCCGAGCGTGGAACGGTCGAATGCGATCACCGCCGACAGCCGCGTGGCGTCGATGCCGGGATGGGTGTGGATCGCCACCAGCGCCGCATATTGCACCGGCGTCAGGTCGAACGCCCTGCACTCTTCGACAAAGATCGAGACCGCGATCTGCTGCATGCGCCGGAACAGGTAGCCGGGCGCGGTGTAAACCGCGTCCATCGTGATGGGTGATGGCTTACTCGGCATCGGCTTGCTTGTCCGGCGCGGCGTCGGCGAACGCCTTTATTTCCCTGGCCGCAGCTTCTGCCTCGAGCAGGCGCGGATAGGCCGAAACATCGACGCCGAAGCGCCGCGCATTCCCGAGCTGCGGGATCAGGCAAAGGTCTGCAAGGCTGGGCTTGTCCCCGAAGCAGAACGGGCCGGCCTCACCTGTGACGAGCGTTTCGCAGGCGGACAATCCCTCCCGGTTGGCCCAGGCCGCCCATTCCGTCACTTTTTCCTCGGCCACGCCAAGCTGGCGCAGCCGGGCCAGGACCTTCAAATTCTGCACCGGATGGATATCGCAGGCGATGGCCAGCGCGAAGGCGCGCACCTTGGCGCGGCGCAGCGGATCCTTTGGCAGCAACGGCGGATTGGGATGAGTCTCGTCCAGCCATTCGATGATGGCGAGCGACTGGGTCAGCACGGCACCTGTGCCGTCTTCCAGCGTCGGCACCAGCCCCTGCGGGTTGATGGCGAGATAGGCTGGCGCGCACTGTTCGCCCTTGCGAAGGTGATGCGGCAGGTGATCGGTCGACAACCCCTTGAGGTTGAGCGCGATCCTGACCCGGTATGCCGCGCTGCTGCGGAAATAGCCATGCAGCTTCATCGGAACCTCCCTCGGATTTTGTCGTTTGCCTGTCGCGGCCTGTCATTGACGCTACCCATATTGTAAGTATACTGTCAATCCATAGACGATACAAAAATGACGGGAGGCTTGACCATGGAAGCCGTGCAGAAGACCCCGGAACGCGAGGCGTTCTACAAGAAGATCGACGGCGAGAATCTCTCTGCGCTGTGGAACGTGCTGGGCGATCTCGTCACGCCGGAACCGCGAAGCGCCTGCCGGCCGCATCTGTGGAAGTTCGATTCGATCCGTGATTACATGACCGAAGCCGGCAAGCTGATCACCGCCAAGGAAGCCGAGCGGCGGGTGCTGGTGCTGGAGAATCCCGGCCTGCGCGGCCAGTCGAAGGTTACGACTTCGCTGTTTGCCGGTGTGCAGATGGTGGTCCCGGGCGACGTCGCCCCCGCCCATCGGCACAGCCAGTCGGCGCTGCGCTTCGTGCTCGAAGGCAAGGGCGCCCATACCACCGTCGACGGCGAGCGCACCGCGATGGAGCCCGGCGATTTCGTCATCACGCCCTCGATGACCTGGCACGACCATTCCAACGAAACGTCCGAGCCGATGTTCTGGCTCGACGGGCTCGATATCCCGATGGTGCAATTCTTCGATGCGTCCTTTGCCGAAGGGTCGAACGAGGATCAGCAGAAGATCTCAAAACCCGCCGGCGACAGCTTTGCGCGCTACGGCCACAACCTGCTGCCGGTCGACGAGAAGCGAAAGTCCAAGACCTCGCCGATCTTCAACTATCCCTACAGCTATACGCGCGAGGCGCTGGAACTGGCCAAGACGCGCAACGAGTGGGACGCCTGTCACGGGCTGAAGCTGAAATTCTCCAATCCCGAGACCGGCGATTTCGCGATGCCGACGATCGGCACCTTCATCCAGCTATTGCCGAAGGGCTTCAAGACCGCGCGCTATCGCGCGACCGACGCCACCGTATTCGCCGCGATCGAAGGCAAGGGCCGCACACGGATCGGCGACCAGATTTTCGAGTGGGGCGCGCGCGATTTGTTCGTAGTACCGAGCTGGCACTGGGTCACGCACGAGGCCGACACCGACGCGGTGCTGTTCTCGTTCTCCGACCGTCCGGTACAGCAGAAGCTCGATTTGTTCCGCGAGGACCGCGGGAATGCGTGAGGTGATGCGACAAATCGTAGGGTGGGCAAAGGAGCGTAAGCGACGTGCCCACCAGACTTGCTAAGGTCAAAGTGGTGGGCACGCTTCGCTTTGCCCACCCTACTCCTCTACATCACCGCCAGTGCAGCAACCGCGCTTCCAGCACGTTGATCGCCTTCCCCACCGCCAGCCCGAACAGCGACAGGATCACGACGCCGGCGAGCAACTGATCGGTCTGCATCAGATTGCCGGCCTGCAACACGAAAGCGCCGATGCCGAACTGCGCGCCGATCATTTCGGCGCTCACCACCAGCAGCAGCGCCACTGACGCCGTGATGCGAAAGCCCGCGAGGATCGAGGGCAACGCGCCCGGCCAGACCACGCGGCGCACGATGGCGTGGAACGGCACGTTAAAACTCTGCGCCATCCGGATCAGGTTGCGCGGCACCGCATCGACGCCGCTATAGACCGAGATCGCAGTCGAGAAGAACACGCCGAGCGCAATGGTCGCGATCTTCGGCTCCTCGCCGATCCCGAGCCAGAGGATCAGAAGCGGCAATAGCGCGATTTTGGGAATCGGAAACAGCGCCGAGATGAATGTGATGCCGACGCCGCGCGCCAGCGTCGAGAGCCCGATCGCAAAACCTGTGATCACGCCGGCCACGGTGCCGAGAACCCAGCCGCTGCCTATTCGGATCACCGAAGCCGATACATGCTGCCAGAGCGCGCCTGACATCGCGAGCTTGTAGATCGCAACTGCAATGGCCGATGGCGCCGGCAGGAACAGCGGGTTGACCCAGCCAGCGCTGCCCGCGAGTTGCCAGATCGCAATCACCAGCACGAGCGCAATCCAGCCCGAGTAACGCCCCGCCGTTGGCACAAAGCCGGCGCCGCGAAATGCGACCGGCCGGGCTTCGGTTGCGCAATCGTCCTGCGGCGCGCGCTCAAGCATGCTGCACCTCGCGCTCGGCATCGATCGCCTCCTCGC
This window harbors:
- a CDS encoding 3-hydroxybenzoate 6-monooxygenase, whose protein sequence is MDTRPVLIAGGGIGGLAVALGLAQKGIRSILLEKASQLGEIGAGIQLGPNAFHAFDYLGVGEAARSMAVYIDQLRLMDALTAEEITHVDLGEAFRSRFRNPYAVVHRGDLHGVFLRACQNHQLIELRVSSEVVGYDQDGSSVTARLANGERVTGRLLIGADGLWSNVRKQVVADGPPRVSGHTTYRSVIPTEQMPEDLRWNAATLWAGPKCHIVHYPLSGWKVFNLVVTYHNDAPEPVAGKPVSDEEVMQGFGHIHPRAQEIIRHGKNWRLWVLCDRDPVERWIDGRVALLGDAAHPMLQYFAQGACQAMEDAVCLSHMMGAHDDHAVALEAYRTQRFLRTAKVQLMSRAIGEHIYHPSGGHARLRNEIMSAKTSEEWYGDLAWLYGGTGLGS
- the maiA gene encoding maleylacetoacetate isomerase translates to MKLHGYFRSSAAYRVRIALNLKGLSTDHLPHHLRKGEQCAPAYLAINPQGLVPTLEDGTGAVLTQSLAIIEWLDETHPNPPLLPKDPLRRAKVRAFALAIACDIHPVQNLKVLARLRQLGVAEEKVTEWAAWANREGLSACETLVTGEAGPFCFGDKPSLADLCLIPQLGNARRFGVDVSAYPRLLEAEAAAREIKAFADAAPDKQADAE
- a CDS encoding cysteine rich repeat-containing protein, encoding MINTWKRASKLAPWLSVAAILATAAPAFAQAPSQAQRDAIKSQCRSDYIAHCSSVPPGGEASLQCLQKNMSSLSSSCQGAVRAVAAPAAAPAKAAETAAPKAAAPATATAAPAAATTAPAKSAEPKAAAAPAAGQPTSAQISAIRSACRSDYPKVCAGVPTGGAPALQCLEKNKTKLSAGCEKAVSATSGGGGAAAAPAAGAAAAAAPAAPAVIVLRPMRPREELLVLRSACGADVRTICGGVQPGGGRIVQCLATNAAQLSPACKYVLSQFAAR
- a CDS encoding ABC transporter permease; the encoded protein is MLERAPQDDCATEARPVAFRGAGFVPTAGRYSGWIALVLVIAIWQLAGSAGWVNPLFLPAPSAIAVAIYKLAMSGALWQHVSASVIRIGSGWVLGTVAGVITGFAIGLSTLARGVGITFISALFPIPKIALLPLLILWLGIGEEPKIATIALGVFFSTAISVYSGVDAVPRNLIRMAQSFNVPFHAIVRRVVWPGALPSILAGFRITASVALLLVVSAEMIGAQFGIGAFVLQAGNLMQTDQLLAGVVILSLFGLAVGKAINVLEARLLHWR
- the gtdA gene encoding gentisate 1,2-dioxygenase, translated to MEAVQKTPEREAFYKKIDGENLSALWNVLGDLVTPEPRSACRPHLWKFDSIRDYMTEAGKLITAKEAERRVLVLENPGLRGQSKVTTSLFAGVQMVVPGDVAPAHRHSQSALRFVLEGKGAHTTVDGERTAMEPGDFVITPSMTWHDHSNETSEPMFWLDGLDIPMVQFFDASFAEGSNEDQQKISKPAGDSFARYGHNLLPVDEKRKSKTSPIFNYPYSYTREALELAKTRNEWDACHGLKLKFSNPETGDFAMPTIGTFIQLLPKGFKTARYRATDATVFAAIEGKGRTRIGDQIFEWGARDLFVVPSWHWVTHEADTDAVLFSFSDRPVQQKLDLFREDRGNA
- a CDS encoding benzoate-CoA ligase family protein, with translation MTSEIYDLVPRNNPGAREIGFAIPESYNAGRILFDNLAQGRGGRLALTGPGGTRTYAELCAEASQWGHGFQSLGLKRGDRILMFLDDTPAYPAAFFGAVRSGFVPLLINTLTPPDLLQFYLSDAGAAVAVAEAEFTSRFNAEACKDTPLQTLVVVNGAAGEHAVPKALIAQQWLQGFSTDLPEADTRRDDMAFWMYSSGSTGRPKGIVHLQHDMAYSEQAFARNVLRLTPDDICFSVPKIFFAYGFGNAITFPFSVGAATLLLPGQPKPATIFEAIGKYRPSVFYGLPTLYTSLTKAEGAAATDFSSLRMALSAAEVLSAEVFNGWKALTGLEIIEGLGSTEVLHIYLSNRPERKKLGAAGLRVPGYEILLRDKDGHEVGDNEEGILWVRGDSNTPLYWNRPDKSAETIREGGWIYTGDRFLRDADGFHFFRGRADDLIKISGQWVYPLEVELCLAEHPDIRECAVFAAELPDRRMTLKAVVVMNQGEFDPNKATKKLQDYVKEKLLPYKYPREIRFIGELPKTGTGKIDRQALMKM
- a CDS encoding FAD-dependent monooxygenase, with translation MRIAVIGGGPGGLYFAYLWKRRHPDAHIDLFEQNPEGATWGFGVVFSEQALEFLRADDPETVDAITPRMESWKNITLNLRGQSVEIDGIGFSSIGRLELLTILQQRVRAAGITARYNTTIQSLDELGGYDLIVAADGLNSLVRRGFEKEFGASVSHSTNRFAWYGTTKRFATLSQTFVKTGLGSFNAHHYRYSPSMSTFLVECDAATWQAYGFEHKTIEQSQAICEEIFADTLDGHALVSNKSVWRNFPWIWNENWSHGNMVLIGDALHTAHFSIGSGTRLAIEDAIALTKALEAENDIAAALARYQAERKPIVQKLVTAARTSADWYEHFDEHMKLDLMDFAYSYITRSGRIADARLRAMSPEFMARYEAEKKIGSQA
- a CDS encoding MarR family transcriptional regulator: MPSKPSPITMDAVYTAPGYLFRRMQQIAVSIFVEECRAFDLTPVQYAALVAIHTHPGIDATRLSAVIAFDRSTLGNVIERLESKALIERKPSREDKRVKLLHLTKSGAAVLRDIMPSVERAQLRMLQPLKPADRRALLALLTQLVDLNNEASRVPLRAEDALEHLGKSS
- a CDS encoding efflux RND transporter periplasmic adaptor subunit, with protein sequence MKSTRSPARLSLHRTIGQGAASVLRAALAIAAFGILSACEQNTFVPPPPPKVDVAVPVQRSFTRYLEATGNTAAIKNVDLVARVQGFLQSINYQDGAFVKEGTSLFTIEPETYKLKLEQAQAAEAGAQATVRQAEADFKRQQELVQRQAVSQATLDTSTSTRDNAQASLLQAQVNTKIAAVNYGYTNVTAPFDGVVSAHLVAVGELVGVSSPTQLATIVALDPIWVNFNVNEQDVLRIRTEARRRGMTPDDLRQLPIEVGLQTETGFPHKGKLDYAAVTLNQSTGTLPVRGVLPNSDRALLPGFFVRVRVPVDQVQSALFVPDVALGSDQSGRYLLVVNGENIVEQRKVRVGPLEGELRVIEEGLKADDRVVTAGLLRAIPGQKVDPQLKKIEAQPIAAK